A single genomic interval of Fibrobacter sp. UWB13 harbors:
- a CDS encoding alpha/beta hydrolase: MKIKELALGTLSRILRYAGILLLIYISMVFYLALTERRNAFPRAITHNEARTAITDKARAINCTLDDGTKLEGFVVGNEQNNVLLYYPDADEDAAQFLAELDSLPGFAAATFNYRGSGENKGTPSQETFESDAKMIYECASQINGNAPKVIAGRGTGAILATKMVKKENITILIDPVWSIANAISDKYRFLYPKFLVRADVKIEKKDISTSNNIVILSDRARFNDRTQAISQTIVGVNLSKRDSKSLSEAILDVITRK; this comes from the coding sequence ATGAAGATAAAAGAACTCGCCCTGGGAACACTGAGCCGCATTTTACGTTACGCAGGAATTCTTCTCCTTATATATATCAGCATGGTCTTTTACCTTGCTTTAACTGAACGCCGCAACGCCTTCCCTCGTGCCATCACACACAACGAAGCACGCACCGCCATCACAGACAAGGCAAGAGCCATCAACTGCACACTCGATGACGGAACAAAGCTCGAAGGTTTTGTTGTCGGAAACGAACAGAATAACGTTCTTCTCTACTACCCCGATGCAGACGAAGATGCAGCACAGTTCCTCGCCGAGCTAGACAGTCTTCCAGGCTTTGCCGCAGCTACATTCAACTACCGCGGAAGCGGCGAGAACAAAGGCACGCCATCACAGGAAACTTTTGAATCCGACGCAAAAATGATTTACGAATGCGCATCACAAATAAACGGAAACGCTCCAAAAGTTATTGCAGGTCGCGGCACAGGCGCCATTTTAGCGACAAAAATGGTCAAAAAGGAGAATATTACAATCTTGATTGACCCAGTTTGGAGCATTGCCAATGCGATTTCTGACAAATACCGTTTCCTTTACCCCAAATTTCTTGTTCGTGCAGACGTAAAGATCGAAAAAAAGGATATTTCGACCTCAAATAACATAGTAATCCTTTCAGATAGAGCCCGTTTTAATGACCGAACACAAGCAATTTCGCAAACTATAGTGGGTGTTAACTTGTCAAAGCGAGACTCAAAATCCCTTTCTGAAGCCATATTAGACGTGATTACGCGCAAATAA
- a CDS encoding TIGR02147 family protein → MNVYAYYNYRKYLQDYYEYRKSVQRYFSYRSFAKKAGYSSSGLYLDLIRGRKSLTQQMIPKFIEALGLNEREGRYFALMVDFTHATTASSKQQIFDQMSALLPRTIKNLTKNQQEYYSKWYYVVAREALAVLKINDKNIQELALFLNPKISLPQAKQTIQLLLNLGLIELGEDGFYHSVNKAITNGSEIAPLFVHQFQKQMIDLGKDALDHYSTERRNVSCMTMSVSAQGLERIISKIDLFRKEIVDIVRSDEGESMVCELNIQFFPLSKEKMNLPPETDVEEDEHEIC, encoded by the coding sequence ATGAACGTTTATGCCTACTACAATTATCGAAAGTACCTCCAGGACTACTACGAGTATCGTAAGTCCGTGCAGAGGTATTTCTCGTACCGGTCTTTTGCAAAGAAGGCTGGGTATTCCTCGTCCGGTCTTTACTTGGATTTGATTCGCGGCCGCAAGTCGCTCACTCAACAGATGATCCCGAAGTTTATCGAAGCTCTCGGGCTCAACGAAAGGGAAGGTCGATATTTCGCCTTGATGGTGGATTTCACGCATGCGACTACGGCGTCTTCGAAGCAGCAGATCTTTGATCAGATGTCCGCGCTCCTCCCGCGAACTATCAAGAACTTGACCAAGAACCAGCAGGAATACTACAGCAAGTGGTATTACGTTGTGGCTCGTGAAGCTCTAGCCGTCTTGAAGATTAACGACAAGAACATTCAGGAACTCGCGCTCTTCTTGAATCCGAAAATTTCACTCCCGCAGGCTAAACAGACTATCCAGCTCCTTCTCAACTTGGGACTTATAGAGCTCGGCGAAGATGGATTCTACCATTCCGTAAACAAGGCAATTACGAATGGCAGTGAAATCGCCCCGCTTTTCGTTCATCAGTTCCAAAAGCAGATGATTGATTTGGGTAAAGATGCGTTGGATCACTACAGTACGGAACGCAGAAATGTATCTTGTATGACGATGAGTGTGTCGGCGCAGGGTTTGGAACGTATCATTAGCAAAATTGATTTGTTCCGCAAGGAAATCGTGGATATCGTGCGCTCGGACGAGGGTGAATCCATGGTTTGTGAATTGAACATCCAGTTCTTCCCGCTGAGCAAGGAAAAGATGAATCTTCCACCTGAGACGGACGTCGAGGAGGATGAACATGAAATTTGCTAA
- a CDS encoding RsmB/NOP family class I SAM-dependent RNA methyltransferase yields MEFFDYFEEVYGERWPTLLESLKGEGCATKLQFDDALEPYFLDEASVFAAKALAVEPGMDVLDMCAAPGGKSLVIASMLKGEGSLQCNDRSPDRRLRLQHVLENSLPESWRSIINVTGYDGVKFGMHKKECYDRILLDAPCSSDRHVLNSPSHLEVWSVKRVKRLSVEQGSLLASAVDALRPGGELIYGTCALSPLENDAVVAKILKKRKMMEFVRIEDLPGGADRTELGVHILPDKAHGCGPIYCAKMRKMV; encoded by the coding sequence ATGGAATTTTTCGATTACTTTGAAGAGGTTTATGGCGAGCGCTGGCCTACGTTGCTGGAATCGCTGAAGGGCGAAGGCTGCGCAACGAAGCTCCAGTTTGATGATGCTCTGGAACCGTACTTTTTGGACGAAGCTTCGGTGTTTGCGGCTAAGGCTCTTGCTGTAGAACCGGGAATGGATGTGCTTGACATGTGTGCCGCTCCGGGTGGTAAATCGCTCGTGATTGCCTCGATGCTCAAGGGCGAAGGTTCGCTCCAGTGCAACGACCGCTCGCCGGATAGGCGTCTCCGCTTGCAGCATGTGCTCGAAAATTCCTTGCCGGAGTCCTGGCGCTCGATTATCAACGTCACGGGCTATGATGGCGTGAAATTCGGCATGCACAAGAAGGAATGCTACGATCGCATTTTGCTCGATGCACCGTGCTCTTCGGATAGGCATGTGCTGAATTCTCCTTCGCATTTGGAAGTGTGGTCGGTAAAGCGTGTGAAGCGCTTGTCGGTGGAACAGGGCTCGCTCCTTGCCTCAGCTGTGGATGCGCTTAGACCGGGCGGCGAATTGATTTACGGAACTTGTGCGCTTTCGCCTCTCGAAAACGATGCCGTGGTCGCTAAAATCCTGAAGAAACGCAAGATGATGGAATTTGTTCGAATTGAGGACTTGCCGGGGGGGGCGGATCGCACGGAACTCGGCGTTCACATTCTGCCGGACAAAGCTCATGGTTGTGGCCCCATCTATTGTGCGAAGATGAGAAAAATGGTTTAA
- the trxA gene encoding thioredoxin, which translates to MAALNLTAESFDKVISSGQLVLVDFWATWCRPCMMMGPVVEELSNEFDGRAIIAKINVDDKGVSDICARFGITNIPNMKLFKNGVEVGNVVGAVPKNTLKNAIEKNL; encoded by the coding sequence ATGGCAGCATTGAATCTTACTGCAGAATCCTTTGACAAAGTTATTTCTTCGGGTCAGCTTGTGCTCGTTGATTTTTGGGCAACCTGGTGCCGTCCGTGCATGATGATGGGTCCGGTGGTTGAAGAACTTTCCAACGAATTTGATGGTCGCGCAATCATTGCAAAGATCAACGTCGATGACAAAGGTGTTTCGGACATTTGCGCTCGTTTTGGCATCACGAACATCCCGAACATGAAGTTGTTCAAAAACGGTGTCGAAGTGGGTAACGTCGTCGGTGCCGTGCCAAAGAACACGCTCAAGAACGCTATCGAAAAGAATCTCTAA